In Pseudoalteromonas marina, a genomic segment contains:
- a CDS encoding GAF domain-containing hybrid sensor histidine kinase/response regulator, with protein MQKARIPADEQSRLKALYEYEILDTEAEKVFDDLTQLASDICDTPISLISLVDPQRQWFKSKYGIEATETERDIAFCSHAILQDQVFEIQNALLDERFHDNPLVTNDPNIRFYAGAPLITPQGSTIGTLCVISDKPKKLTKKQISALTILSKEVIAQLELRLKNRELSKALEQQKTHIQELEKLKAEADTSNNLKGKFLANMSHELRTPLHGILNLAEFGLSDSSNSEKDIALKSILNSANILSNIVNDILDFSKIEAGKLDIEHIDFNLKDVVNGVIEPLKKQASDKGIKFNVSIDKKVAETLKGDPLRISQILNNLCSNAIKFTQAGHVDLIINLKGHSLNTQNITFKVIDTGIGINKAAQANLFKEFHQADSSTSRKFGGTGLGLSICNKLSHLMGGKISFTSQENEGSTFIYQQSFEASILDSLLKKNKEVTDLQGCAILVAEDNKINQIVVNKMLKAHNTQVIFTENGKECVDYFVNNHVDLIFMDIQMPVMDGVEATKAIRALKNGKSIPIIAMTANTMKQDIEHYLNIGMDGYLTKPFNKDSLNSLLNVYNPNNENLKDLAIKISDPSIKREHKLKQTCRELKRLIPAANRVSLWLFNEEYSEINCLMCLDENDEVILDSVLTAKDYPDYFNYILSHQILDAPDARNHEVTKGFTKSYFEPYDIYSLLDYIYFKDNKALGVICCESIGSKISWTHADKEALIKITDLTTLFLSKQIDLN; from the coding sequence ATGCAAAAAGCGCGAATTCCAGCGGATGAACAATCTCGATTAAAAGCATTGTATGAGTACGAAATATTAGATACAGAAGCTGAAAAAGTATTTGATGACTTAACTCAACTTGCCTCAGATATATGTGATACCCCCATATCACTTATAAGTTTAGTCGATCCGCAAAGACAATGGTTTAAATCAAAATACGGTATTGAAGCGACTGAAACAGAGCGTGATATTGCGTTTTGTTCGCATGCTATTTTGCAAGACCAAGTATTTGAAATACAAAATGCTTTACTTGATGAGCGCTTTCACGACAACCCTTTAGTAACCAACGATCCAAACATTCGCTTTTATGCAGGTGCCCCCCTTATCACACCGCAAGGCAGTACAATTGGTACTTTATGTGTAATTAGTGATAAACCTAAAAAATTAACTAAAAAACAAATTAGTGCGTTAACTATTTTAAGTAAAGAGGTAATAGCCCAATTAGAGTTAAGGCTAAAAAACAGAGAACTAAGTAAAGCATTAGAACAGCAAAAAACTCATATTCAAGAGCTTGAAAAACTAAAAGCTGAAGCAGATACATCCAATAATTTAAAAGGTAAATTTTTAGCTAATATGTCGCATGAGCTAAGAACACCACTTCACGGTATCTTAAACTTGGCCGAATTTGGCTTATCTGACAGCAGTAATAGTGAAAAAGATATTGCGCTAAAAAGTATTCTAAACTCAGCCAATATTTTATCCAATATAGTGAATGATATTTTAGATTTTTCAAAAATAGAAGCTGGAAAATTAGATATTGAACATATCGACTTTAACCTTAAAGACGTTGTTAATGGTGTAATTGAGCCACTAAAAAAACAAGCCTCTGATAAAGGTATAAAGTTTAATGTATCAATAGATAAAAAAGTGGCTGAAACATTAAAAGGTGACCCACTAAGAATATCGCAAATATTAAATAACCTATGCTCAAATGCAATTAAATTTACTCAAGCTGGGCACGTTGATTTAATAATTAACTTAAAAGGTCACTCTTTAAATACACAGAACATAACATTTAAGGTCATAGATACAGGTATAGGAATAAACAAAGCAGCACAAGCAAACTTATTTAAAGAATTTCATCAAGCTGACTCATCTACCTCTCGTAAATTTGGTGGTACAGGGTTAGGCCTTTCTATTTGTAATAAGTTAAGTCATTTAATGGGTGGGAAAATCAGTTTTACCAGCCAAGAAAATGAAGGCTCTACATTTATTTATCAGCAAAGCTTTGAAGCATCGATTTTAGATAGTTTGCTAAAGAAAAACAAAGAAGTAACTGATTTACAAGGCTGTGCTATTTTAGTTGCGGAAGATAATAAAATAAATCAAATCGTCGTCAATAAAATGTTAAAAGCGCACAACACTCAAGTGATTTTTACTGAAAACGGTAAAGAGTGTGTTGATTACTTTGTTAACAACCACGTTGATTTAATCTTTATGGATATTCAAATGCCAGTAATGGATGGAGTTGAAGCAACCAAGGCCATAAGAGCACTGAAAAACGGTAAATCAATACCTATCATTGCCATGACTGCCAACACAATGAAACAAGATATTGAGCATTACCTAAATATTGGCATGGACGGTTATTTAACTAAGCCATTTAATAAAGATAGCTTGAACAGCTTGCTTAATGTTTACAATCCAAACAACGAAAACCTCAAAGACTTAGCAATAAAAATTAGTGACCCGAGCATTAAAAGAGAACATAAACTTAAACAAACATGCCGTGAACTAAAAAGATTAATACCTGCGGCCAACAGAGTCAGCTTATGGCTGTTTAATGAAGAATACTCTGAGATAAATTGCTTAATGTGCCTTGATGAGAACGATGAAGTCATTCTTGACTCAGTATTAACAGCAAAAGACTACCCAGATTACTTTAACTACATACTAAGCCACCAAATACTTGATGCCCCCGATGCAAGAAATCACGAAGTTACAAAAGGCTTTACCAAAAGCTATTTTGAGCCATACGATATTTACTCACTACTTGACTACATTTATTTTAAAGATAATAAGGCACTAGGCGTGATTTGCTGTGAAAGTATTGGATCGAAAATATCATGGACCCACGCAGATAAAGAAGCCCTGATAAAAATAACAGACTTAACTACCTTATTTTTATCAAAACAAATAGATCTCAATTGA
- a CDS encoding DUF799 domain-containing protein yields MFNLKSLTAAALVALLAGCVSPPPAHDYTAFKEADPHSIIILPPLNNTPEVIAPYSVMTQMVAPIAESGFYVFPVAVVEQTFKGNGLTVASDVHQVPVDKLHSIFGADSALYITVEEYGTSYVVISSETAVTVSASLVDLRTGVQLWQGKARASSAEQQNNSGGGLVGMLVVAAINQIAETITDKGFEIAAITSSRLLSSDTYNGLLYGPRSPSYGQPVPSEKKK; encoded by the coding sequence ATGTTCAACTTAAAATCACTTACTGCTGCTGCACTTGTTGCATTACTCGCTGGCTGTGTTTCTCCTCCACCAGCCCATGACTATACTGCATTCAAAGAAGCTGACCCGCATTCAATTATTATCTTACCGCCACTTAATAACACACCTGAAGTAATCGCACCCTATAGCGTAATGACCCAAATGGTTGCTCCAATTGCAGAGTCTGGATTTTATGTTTTTCCAGTGGCTGTAGTTGAACAAACATTTAAAGGAAACGGCCTTACTGTTGCAAGCGACGTGCACCAAGTTCCTGTAGATAAACTTCATAGTATTTTTGGTGCCGATTCTGCACTTTATATTACCGTTGAAGAGTACGGTACAAGCTATGTTGTAATTTCTAGTGAGACGGCTGTTACTGTTTCTGCATCACTTGTTGATTTACGAACTGGGGTTCAATTATGGCAAGGGAAAGCGCGCGCTTCATCCGCTGAACAACAAAATAACAGCGGTGGCGGATTAGTCGGCATGTTAGTTGTGGCTGCAATAAACCAAATTGCAGAAACCATTACCGACAAAGGGTTCGAGATAGCAGCAATTACATCAAGCCGTTTATTATCATCTGATACATACAATGGCCTGCTATATGGTCCACGCTCTCCTAGTTACGGACAACCTGTACCAAGTGAAAAAAAGAAATAA
- a CDS encoding DUF4810 domain-containing protein, with amino-acid sequence MKKLITLALVCAALTGCNSTKEPIYYYGEYNTAVYAYLKAEDVTLEEQITMLEQVIADAANKSKAIAPGLHAHLGMLYFETGNAALGTTHFETEKSLFPESTSYIDFLLKSAKGA; translated from the coding sequence ATGAAAAAATTAATAACCCTAGCATTAGTCTGTGCAGCGCTTACAGGATGTAACTCAACCAAAGAACCTATTTACTACTACGGTGAATATAACACCGCAGTTTATGCTTACTTAAAAGCAGAAGATGTTACCCTTGAAGAACAAATTACTATGCTAGAACAAGTTATTGCTGACGCAGCAAACAAAAGCAAAGCTATTGCACCAGGGCTTCACGCTCATTTAGGTATGCTTTACTTTGAAACAGGTAATGCTGCATTAGGTACAACTCACTTTGAAACTGAAAAGTCACTATTTCCAGAATCAACTTCATATATCGATTTTCTATTAAAATCTGCGAAAGGTGCCTAA
- a CDS encoding CsgG/HfaB family protein — protein sequence MRTAKSNIKTILISAIVASTLAGCATTSSKVVETPTVASYNTTYTGTKSKLVVGQFVNRSSFQNGIFSSGQDRLGNQAKTTLMSHLQQTNRFSVLDRDNMAALADEAKLTGTKQVISGAKFVVTGDVTEFGRKAIGDRQLFGLLGKGKSQIAYAKVTLNIVDVTTSEVVYSVQGAGEYSLSEREVVGFGSTASYDATLNGKVLDLAIREVVNKLVTGLESGQWGDK from the coding sequence ATGCGCACAGCAAAAAGCAACATTAAAACAATTCTAATCTCTGCAATAGTGGCATCTACATTAGCTGGATGTGCAACAACATCATCAAAAGTTGTTGAGACCCCTACAGTGGCAAGTTACAACACAACCTATACAGGTACTAAAAGTAAACTTGTTGTAGGTCAATTTGTTAATCGCTCAAGTTTTCAAAATGGTATTTTTTCGTCAGGCCAAGACCGTTTAGGTAACCAAGCCAAAACAACTTTAATGAGTCACTTACAGCAAACTAACCGCTTTAGTGTGCTTGATCGCGATAATATGGCAGCGCTTGCTGACGAAGCTAAATTAACAGGAACAAAACAAGTAATTAGCGGTGCTAAATTTGTGGTTACTGGCGATGTGACTGAATTTGGTCGTAAAGCAATCGGCGACCGTCAGCTTTTTGGCTTACTTGGTAAGGGTAAATCACAAATTGCTTATGCTAAAGTAACACTCAACATTGTTGATGTTACCACCTCAGAAGTGGTTTATTCAGTTCAAGGAGCTGGTGAATACAGCTTATCTGAACGTGAAGTTGTTGGGTTTGGTAGCACAGCTTCATACGATGCAACTCTTAATGGAAAAGTTCTCGACTTAGCAATTCGCGAAGTAGTAAATAAACTAGTTACCGGACTTGAATCTGGTCAATGGGGTGATAAATAA
- a CDS encoding RNA polymerase sigma factor translates to MEKRDHIHEILLQYAPLMARIATTHEADQALREDLLQDISLAVWHAVENFRGDSSMKTFIARVAHNRAVDHVLKETRRQDRHNLSDPLLDLVSTDSHQHSDNTYDLMTAMRRLPLKFRQVISLQLEGFNQAEIAHTLGLNEANVAKRASRARVQLQKLMEQ, encoded by the coding sequence GTGGAAAAAAGGGATCATATTCATGAGATACTATTGCAATACGCACCTTTAATGGCGCGTATTGCTACAACACATGAAGCAGACCAAGCACTTAGAGAAGACCTACTGCAAGATATATCGTTAGCTGTTTGGCATGCAGTAGAAAACTTTAGAGGCGATTCAAGTATGAAGACCTTTATTGCTAGGGTCGCACACAACCGTGCTGTCGATCATGTTTTAAAAGAAACACGTCGCCAAGATCGTCATAATTTAAGCGACCCTTTACTTGACTTGGTTAGTACTGATTCTCACCAACACAGCGATAACACGTATGATTTAATGACAGCGATGAGACGGCTACCATTAAAATTTAGGCAAGTTATTTCTCTTCAATTAGAAGGTTTTAACCAAGCCGAAATAGCACATACGTTAGGTCTAAACGAAGCGAACGTTGCCAAGCGCGCTAGCCGCGCACGTGTGCAACTTCAAAAGCTAATGGAGCAATAA
- the dps gene encoding DNA starvation/stationary phase protection protein Dps has product MSNTNKQAKFTAPGMSNESAEKTIAALDNRMVALIDLQLTLKHIHWNVVGPNFIGVHEMLDPQVEAVREMTDTIAERIATLGGIPVGTPKSIVDRRTWNEYSLGKGLVTEHLGALDKVYNGINADHRKAIETVSDLDPVSEDMLISQLADLEQFQWFVRAHIESATGELAQ; this is encoded by the coding sequence ATGAGCAATACAAATAAGCAAGCTAAATTTACTGCACCAGGTATGAGCAACGAATCAGCTGAAAAAACTATCGCAGCCTTAGATAACCGCATGGTTGCACTTATAGATCTTCAATTAACACTAAAACATATTCATTGGAATGTTGTTGGTCCTAATTTTATAGGTGTGCATGAAATGCTAGACCCTCAGGTTGAAGCTGTGCGCGAAATGACAGATACAATAGCCGAGCGTATTGCCACTTTAGGCGGCATACCAGTAGGGACACCTAAGTCAATTGTTGACCGCCGTACATGGAACGAATATTCATTAGGTAAAGGACTTGTTACCGAGCATTTAGGCGCGTTAGATAAAGTGTACAACGGCATTAATGCCGATCACCGTAAAGCCATCGAAACGGTATCAGATTTAGACCCAGTATCTGAAGATATGTTAATAAGCCAACTTGCCGATCTTGAGCAATTTCAGTGGTTTGTAAGAGCACACATAGAGTCAGCTACTGGTGAATTAGCGCAATAA
- a CDS encoding DUF2237 family protein, whose product MANQFNVLDTRLQLCCGNGGYTREGFCYVPDSDRGNHSVCAIMTEEFLQFSKSQGNDLITPNPLYDFEGLKAGDKWCLCAIRWLHAQQANVAPPVILQATNKKSLEVIPLELLKAHEYTR is encoded by the coding sequence ATGGCAAATCAATTTAACGTTCTGGATACCCGGTTACAATTATGCTGTGGGAATGGCGGGTATACTCGCGAGGGTTTTTGCTATGTACCAGACTCTGATCGCGGTAATCATAGTGTGTGTGCAATTATGACCGAAGAATTTTTACAGTTTTCGAAGTCACAAGGTAATGATCTCATAACGCCCAATCCACTTTACGATTTTGAAGGCTTAAAAGCTGGCGACAAATGGTGTTTATGCGCAATAAGATGGCTTCATGCGCAACAAGCAAACGTTGCGCCGCCAGTAATCTTGCAGGCCACTAATAAAAAATCGCTTGAAGTAATACCGCTTGAATTACTAAAGGCACATGAATACACCCGTTAA
- a CDS encoding DUF2189 domain-containing protein, with amino-acid sequence MPTTKTIEKNTEFARCIECNKVDTFAAFHWLALAFKDMTRAPLLTVIYGLVFSIIPAAIIYSAFFAQSVFVILPATVAFVLIGPAFAAGLYDVAWELEKGHKPTFRHSLKSMFRNPVGEWGFAILLLVIMIAWMRIAALVHALYPNYANPTFEELSAFLTLGTIAGGVLLVSVFSVSAFTPQIMMERRVDIMTAIVSSINAVKNNFAPMVVWSICIFLMVALGFVTGAVGFIVIMPLLSYASWHAYIAVIKTKKARKYE; translated from the coding sequence ATGCCTACAACAAAAACAATTGAAAAAAACACCGAATTTGCTCGCTGTATAGAGTGTAACAAAGTAGATACGTTCGCTGCTTTTCACTGGTTAGCACTTGCGTTTAAAGACATGACCCGAGCCCCGTTACTTACTGTAATTTATGGCCTAGTGTTTAGTATTATTCCTGCAGCTATTATCTACTCTGCATTTTTTGCACAAAGCGTATTTGTAATTTTACCCGCCACTGTTGCGTTTGTTTTAATTGGACCCGCTTTCGCAGCCGGCCTATACGACGTAGCATGGGAACTCGAAAAAGGCCACAAACCCACTTTTAGGCATTCGCTAAAGTCGATGTTTAGAAACCCAGTTGGAGAGTGGGGATTTGCAATATTATTACTCGTAATAATGATTGCGTGGATGCGCATTGCCGCCCTTGTTCATGCTTTATACCCTAACTACGCTAACCCAACATTTGAAGAACTGTCAGCATTTTTAACGCTTGGTACAATTGCAGGTGGCGTTTTACTCGTGTCTGTTTTTTCAGTGTCTGCATTTACACCACAAATTATGATGGAAAGACGCGTAGACATAATGACAGCTATCGTCTCATCTATTAACGCCGTTAAAAATAACTTTGCGCCAATGGTTGTTTGGTCAATATGCATTTTCCTAATGGTTGCGCTTGGTTTTGTAACTGGGGCTGTTGGGTTTATTGTGATTATGCCACTACTTAGCTATGCAAGCTGGCACGCATACATTGCAGTAATCAAAACTAAAAAAGCCAGAAAATACGAATAG
- a CDS encoding DUF6515 family protein — translation MKLTFLLSGIIAISALSSTAIAAPNEREVHKNYKHENPKRIEYKRDERRHEKKLRIEHKKEKRQDRKKEKNKQKKQQEKRKQLRFDNHKYNYLTNRYKPRYYKENRYIRHLPRRSTSIWFNGISFSFNDGIYYRKAKKGYHAVMPPRGLRIKKLPRHYSRMKHRNTTYYAYQNVFYIADNGGYKVVDAPIIQRNKAIKIGNVFDYSLGQVYDELPSSAEPVTINSQQYFKYNDIYFLPQINGDEIQYLAISLG, via the coding sequence ATGAAACTTACATTTTTACTATCGGGTATAATTGCCATTAGCGCGCTTTCAAGCACCGCAATTGCAGCACCCAACGAGCGAGAAGTTCATAAAAATTATAAGCACGAAAACCCTAAACGCATTGAGTATAAGCGCGATGAACGTCGCCATGAAAAAAAACTACGCATAGAGCATAAAAAAGAAAAGCGCCAAGACCGTAAAAAAGAAAAGAACAAGCAAAAAAAGCAGCAAGAAAAGCGTAAACAACTACGTTTCGACAATCATAAATATAACTACCTAACTAATAGGTATAAGCCGCGTTATTACAAAGAAAATAGATACATAAGGCACTTGCCAAGAAGAAGTACCTCTATTTGGTTTAATGGAATTTCATTTAGCTTTAATGACGGCATTTACTACCGAAAAGCTAAAAAAGGCTATCACGCTGTGATGCCACCTCGCGGACTGCGCATTAAAAAACTTCCTAGACATTATTCGCGTATGAAACATCGCAACACCACATATTATGCTTATCAAAACGTTTTTTATATTGCCGATAACGGCGGCTATAAAGTGGTAGATGCGCCAATAATTCAGCGCAACAAAGCTATTAAAATTGGCAACGTCTTCGACTATAGCTTAGGGCAAGTTTACGATGAACTACCATCGTCAGCTGAGCCAGTTACCATAAACTCTCAGCAATATTTTAAATACAACGATATTTACTTTTTGCCACAAATAAATGGTGACGAGATACAATACCTAGCAATCAGCTTAGGCTGA
- a CDS encoding methyl-accepting chemotaxis protein — MFVLSSTYSILKNENDQLKKEIESLRNKNTTLINENTSLIEELNNPNNNEDHSFTHSLLSSSINGVAQIEDIRQTVLGSYSKIDEENKVSDKINTLLEKSNSSLNHIVKEMDLMTSKMGSMTENISGLASMAGKISTFVSTISKISDQTNLLALNAAIEAARAGEAGRGFSVVADEVRVLATNTNKSAQEVADLVKEIINKTDETVVSVEGIKENSSHLSDNFDALNTDYTSIIDFCNNMKNTISQAATLSFIQTVKLDHVVWKGDIYAVANGQSNKSVNDFSDHTMCRLGQWYSSEQSAEFKHTNAFKQLENPHSEVHKNGVAALHSIQNGDKESAIKHIHKMEAASERVMHLLDEIC; from the coding sequence ATGTTTGTTTTAAGTTCAACCTACTCGATATTGAAAAACGAAAATGACCAACTAAAAAAAGAAATTGAGAGTTTACGTAATAAAAATACAACGCTTATCAATGAAAATACTTCTCTAATTGAAGAGTTAAATAACCCAAATAATAATGAAGATCATAGTTTCACTCACTCATTACTTTCCAGCTCTATCAATGGTGTTGCTCAAATCGAAGATATAAGACAAACCGTATTGGGCTCTTACTCTAAAATTGATGAAGAAAACAAAGTAAGCGATAAAATAAACACCCTGCTCGAAAAATCAAATAGCTCGCTAAATCATATTGTCAAAGAAATGGATTTAATGACCAGTAAAATGGGAAGCATGACTGAAAACATTTCAGGCCTAGCCAGTATGGCCGGTAAAATCAGTACGTTTGTTTCAACAATTAGTAAAATATCAGATCAAACAAATTTATTAGCACTTAACGCTGCTATTGAAGCTGCCCGTGCGGGTGAAGCTGGTCGAGGCTTTAGTGTTGTAGCAGATGAAGTAAGGGTGCTAGCAACAAACACGAATAAGTCAGCGCAAGAAGTGGCCGACCTAGTAAAAGAAATTATTAACAAAACAGATGAAACAGTGGTATCAGTAGAAGGTATTAAAGAAAATAGTTCGCACCTAAGTGATAATTTTGATGCACTGAATACCGATTACACTTCAATTATCGATTTTTGTAACAACATGAAAAATACGATTTCTCAGGCTGCTACGTTGTCGTTTATTCAAACCGTTAAACTAGATCATGTTGTATGGAAAGGTGACATTTATGCAGTAGCAAATGGCCAAAGCAACAAGTCAGTTAATGACTTTAGCGACCATACAATGTGCCGATTAGGCCAGTGGTATAGTTCAGAGCAGTCTGCTGAATTTAAACACACCAATGCATTTAAACAATTAGAAAACCCGCATAGTGAAGTACATAAAAATGGTGTTGCGGCTCTGCACTCAATTCAAAATGGCGATAAAGAATCTGCAATTAAGCATATTCATAAAATGGAAGCAGCCAGCGAACGTGTGATGCATTTACTCGATGAGATTTGTTAA
- a CDS encoding cytochrome-c peroxidase has protein sequence MIKVIFVALAVFLFTADSKALNNNDLRSHYSKGQAHWPAIQTSDGRSVEPMSLLTVASPKPEHVALGDKLFHDVQLSRNNTVSCATCHDRDKGFHDGRTTAIGIDEQIGTRNTPAIFGIDQWQSFFWDGRASTAEQQALMPIANPIEMDLDPEIALARVNKDKSYSVFNQSAFNSNTLTSEQMAKALVAFERTLAPPNSRYKTFLTQLNKNPQQAVSSLSDSELNGLHIFRTKAKCMTCHNGALLSDNQFHGTGLHYYGRRFEDKGRYDATHNPEHIGQFRTPSLLGLMQTFPWMHNGLFDDLAGIVSMYNHGGARPRPRKNQLNDPHFPKTTDLLIKLNLTKQEQTDLVAFLRIL, from the coding sequence ATGATTAAAGTTATTTTTGTAGCCCTTGCTGTATTCTTATTTACGGCTGATTCTAAAGCTTTAAACAATAACGATTTACGCTCACATTATAGCAAAGGCCAAGCTCATTGGCCTGCTATTCAAACCAGTGACGGAAGAAGCGTTGAGCCCATGTCGCTTTTGACTGTAGCCTCGCCAAAACCTGAGCATGTTGCTTTAGGTGACAAGCTTTTTCATGATGTGCAGCTCTCGCGTAATAATACCGTTAGCTGCGCAACCTGCCATGATCGCGACAAAGGCTTTCATGATGGCCGTACAACTGCCATAGGCATTGACGAGCAAATAGGCACACGTAACACCCCTGCTATTTTTGGTATTGATCAGTGGCAAAGCTTTTTTTGGGATGGTCGTGCAAGCACGGCAGAGCAACAAGCGCTAATGCCCATAGCAAACCCAATTGAAATGGACTTAGACCCTGAGATAGCTTTAGCGCGGGTAAATAAAGATAAAAGCTACAGTGTATTTAATCAAAGTGCTTTTAATAGTAATACCCTCACTTCAGAGCAAATGGCAAAAGCCTTAGTTGCGTTTGAGCGCACATTAGCACCGCCAAATAGCCGCTATAAAACTTTTTTAACGCAGCTTAATAAAAATCCACAACAAGCAGTTAGTAGTCTAAGTGATAGTGAGTTAAATGGCCTGCATATATTTAGAACTAAAGCTAAATGCATGACTTGCCATAACGGCGCACTACTCAGCGACAACCAATTCCATGGCACAGGGCTGCATTATTACGGCCGCCGTTTTGAAGATAAAGGCCGATACGATGCCACCCACAACCCTGAGCATATTGGCCAATTTAGAACCCCATCGCTATTAGGGTTAATGCAAACATTTCCGTGGATGCATAACGGCTTATTTGACGATTTAGCCGGCATCGTAAGTATGTATAACCATGGCGGAGCTAGACCAAGACCACGAAAAAACCAACTAAACGACCCACACTTCCCTAAAACCACCGACCTGCTTATAAAGCTTAATTTAACCAAGCAAGAACAAACAGACCTAGTGGCATTTTTACGGATTTTATAA